A genome region from Leifsonia sp. Root112D2 includes the following:
- a CDS encoding riboflavin synthase produces the protein MFTGIIEQIGEITAVERGEDAARITVRGPLVVADASHGDSISVSGVCLTIVEQTSDSFTADVMAQTLAMSTLDGVQSGRLVNLERAAQVGDRLGGHIVQGHIDGTARLTAVTEGSAWRVLRFALSAELAPLVARKGSIAVDGVSLTVSEVGGGLHDGWFEVSLIPETLVATTLGAREVGDLVNIETDILARHVERMLSLGIRSEPGQTAAQTAAHTLAPNAATESARSKS, from the coding sequence ATGTTCACAGGAATCATCGAGCAGATCGGCGAGATCACCGCCGTCGAGCGGGGCGAAGACGCGGCGCGCATCACGGTGCGCGGGCCGCTCGTCGTAGCCGACGCCTCTCACGGCGACTCGATCTCGGTCAGCGGGGTCTGCCTCACCATCGTCGAGCAGACGAGCGATTCGTTCACGGCCGACGTGATGGCGCAGACGCTGGCCATGAGCACCCTCGACGGCGTGCAGAGCGGCCGACTCGTCAACCTGGAGCGTGCCGCGCAGGTGGGCGACCGCCTCGGCGGCCACATCGTGCAGGGGCACATCGACGGCACCGCGCGGCTGACTGCCGTGACAGAAGGCAGCGCCTGGCGAGTGCTGCGCTTCGCGCTCTCGGCCGAACTCGCTCCTCTCGTCGCCCGCAAGGGGTCGATAGCCGTCGACGGCGTCTCGCTGACGGTCAGCGAGGTGGGCGGCGGGCTTCACGACGGCTGGTTCGAGGTGTCGCTGATTCCCGAAACCCTCGTCGCCACCACGCTCGGCGCCCGGGAGGTGGGAGATCTCGTGAACATCGAGACCGACATCCTGGCCCGTCATGTCGAGCGGATGCTGTCACTCGGCATCCGATCCGAACCGGGCCAGACCGCGGCGCAGACAGCCGCCCACACACTCGCACCGAACGCAGCAACAGAATCCGCAAGGAGTAAGTCATGA
- the ribD gene encoding bifunctional diaminohydroxyphosphoribosylaminopyrimidine deaminase/5-amino-6-(5-phosphoribosylamino)uracil reductase RibD, translating into MAQAAAHEALMRRALELAANGPATGVNPRVGCVILDATGTIVAEGWHRGAGTSHAEVDALSQLPVGAARGATVVVTLEPCNHTGRTPPCAEALIEAGVAHVVYGVDDPGPVSGGGAERLRAAGIVVSAGVLVDEVSAFLGDWLVAARLGRPFVTLKWASSLDGRVTAADGTSQWITGAAARQRVHEQREASDAIIVGTGTVLADDPSLTARGDAGELMPRQPIPVVIGTRSIPQDAAVYRHPHAPFIAATHDLPAVLDQLSRLGVRRAYVEGGPTLASAFVAAGLVDEYLVYLAPTLLGGPRPAVGDIGVGTIGEQRRLEFTAVEALGNDILLVARPLNDEADHTHPNRGKY; encoded by the coding sequence ATGGCACAGGCAGCAGCGCACGAGGCGTTGATGCGCCGTGCGCTCGAGCTCGCCGCGAACGGGCCGGCCACCGGGGTGAACCCGCGGGTCGGGTGCGTGATTCTGGATGCCACAGGCACGATTGTCGCGGAAGGCTGGCATCGCGGGGCAGGTACGTCCCATGCCGAGGTCGACGCCCTCTCCCAGCTCCCGGTCGGTGCCGCCCGCGGCGCGACCGTCGTGGTCACCCTTGAGCCGTGCAATCACACGGGCCGCACTCCCCCGTGCGCCGAGGCACTCATCGAGGCCGGCGTTGCGCACGTCGTGTACGGGGTCGATGACCCCGGGCCGGTCTCGGGCGGCGGCGCCGAGCGACTGCGTGCCGCCGGCATCGTGGTGAGCGCCGGCGTGCTCGTCGATGAGGTGAGCGCATTCCTCGGCGACTGGCTCGTTGCGGCCAGGCTCGGCCGTCCCTTCGTGACGCTCAAGTGGGCCAGCAGTCTCGACGGGCGGGTCACGGCAGCCGACGGCACCAGCCAGTGGATCACCGGAGCCGCGGCACGCCAGCGCGTGCATGAGCAGCGTGAGGCATCCGACGCCATCATCGTGGGCACCGGCACGGTGCTCGCCGACGACCCCAGCCTGACCGCTCGTGGTGACGCGGGCGAGCTGATGCCGCGCCAGCCGATCCCCGTCGTGATAGGAACCCGGTCGATACCGCAGGATGCTGCCGTGTACCGGCATCCGCATGCCCCCTTCATCGCCGCGACCCACGACTTGCCCGCCGTGCTCGACCAGCTCTCCCGGCTCGGGGTGCGCCGCGCGTACGTCGAGGGCGGGCCTACTCTGGCGAGCGCCTTCGTGGCCGCCGGACTCGTCGACGAGTACCTCGTGTACCTCGCTCCGACCCTTCTGGGCGGGCCGCGCCCCGCGGTCGGCGACATCGGCGTCGGCACCATCGGCGAGCAGCGCAGGCTCGAATTCACGGCCGTCGAGGCGCTGGGCAACGACATTCTTCTCGTGGCCCGGCCGCTGAACGACGAGGCCGACCACACGCATCCGAACAGGGGAAAGTACTGA
- a CDS encoding sugar-binding transcriptional regulator produces the protein MPQTEEATHPEKVRDALTAAHLYYLQDLTMDAIAHEMHTSRSSVSRLLSFARTTGLVDIQIRSPLDRTSRLQRDIEERFGVAVNIVPIPDHTSDIDRLERVCLSAARILDGFFDSNMVIGLAWGSTLTAISRHLVPKQLHDVEFVQLNGAGNNHTTGIVYASELLRRFGDAYAATGQQFPVPAFFDDPKTKEALWRERSTKRVLDIQSRMDIALFGLGSPFADVPSHVYIGGYLDPEDYDSLGTAGVVGDVATVFYRADGSYQDVPLNARASGPDLDQLRRTARRICVVAGVSKVPSLRGALAARLITDLILDEGTARALMDDEAAKP, from the coding sequence ATGCCGCAGACAGAGGAGGCCACGCACCCCGAAAAGGTTCGGGACGCGCTGACAGCCGCACATTTGTACTATCTGCAAGACCTGACGATGGATGCGATAGCTCACGAGATGCACACCTCGCGTTCCTCGGTCTCCCGGCTCCTGAGCTTTGCCCGCACGACCGGGCTGGTCGACATCCAGATTCGCTCACCGCTGGATCGCACCTCCCGGCTGCAACGCGACATCGAGGAGAGATTCGGCGTCGCCGTGAACATCGTTCCCATTCCCGACCACACGAGCGACATCGATCGACTGGAACGCGTCTGCCTGTCCGCTGCACGAATTCTCGACGGCTTCTTCGACTCGAACATGGTCATCGGGCTGGCCTGGGGGTCGACGCTCACCGCCATCAGCCGACACCTCGTTCCCAAGCAGCTGCACGATGTCGAATTCGTGCAGCTCAATGGCGCCGGCAACAACCACACCACGGGAATCGTCTACGCGAGCGAACTCCTGCGTCGCTTCGGTGACGCGTATGCGGCCACCGGCCAGCAGTTTCCCGTGCCCGCCTTCTTCGACGACCCGAAGACCAAGGAAGCGCTGTGGCGCGAGCGCAGCACGAAACGGGTTCTCGACATCCAGAGCCGCATGGACATCGCGCTCTTCGGGCTCGGTTCGCCCTTTGCAGATGTGCCGAGCCACGTATACATCGGCGGCTACCTCGACCCCGAAGACTACGATTCGCTGGGCACCGCCGGAGTGGTTGGCGACGTCGCCACCGTCTTCTATCGGGCGGATGGCAGCTACCAGGATGTGCCCCTCAACGCGAGGGCCAGCGGCCCCGATCTGGATCAGCTGCGGCGCACCGCGCGGCGCATCTGCGTGGTGGCCGGTGTCTCCAAGGTGCCGAGCCTGCGCGGCGCCCTCGCGGCGCGGCTCATCACCGACCTGATTCTCGACGAGGGCACGGCCCGCGCGCTCATGGACGATGAAGCGGCAAAACCGTAG
- a CDS encoding MIP/aquaporin family protein, translating into MSDITPLRNALRNGSPLKRLGGTWGEVLAEFLGTFVLIAFGDGVVAMAVAALPGSGRTAGPTIFFQGVGDWLLIAWGWAFAVAFGVYIAGGVSGAHLNPAVTLALAVRRRFAWRKVLPYWAAQVVGAFAGAALVYLVYHDAIDAFNKASKTTRDAAGGLATYSIFATFPAPYYHGNNLGPLIDQIVGTMFLVMIIVAVIDLRNTAVKANLGPLVIGFAVAAIGLSFGANAGYAINPARDFGPRLFAWMAGWGQTALPGTIDGSFSWYFWVPIIGPLIGGIIGVILYDLFIGDILHSRGADMEPVGRTRESATEIPAGEYRAPAARPASTADEE; encoded by the coding sequence GTGAGCGACATCACACCGCTTCGAAATGCACTGCGTAACGGAAGCCCACTCAAGCGCCTCGGAGGAACCTGGGGCGAGGTACTGGCCGAGTTTCTCGGCACCTTCGTTCTGATCGCCTTCGGCGATGGCGTCGTAGCCATGGCGGTCGCCGCCCTCCCCGGATCGGGTCGCACCGCCGGGCCCACCATCTTCTTCCAGGGCGTCGGCGACTGGCTGCTCATCGCCTGGGGCTGGGCCTTCGCCGTCGCCTTCGGCGTGTACATTGCCGGCGGCGTGAGCGGCGCTCATCTCAACCCCGCTGTCACTCTGGCCCTCGCTGTGCGGCGCAGATTCGCCTGGCGCAAGGTGCTTCCGTACTGGGCCGCCCAGGTCGTTGGCGCTTTCGCGGGCGCCGCGCTCGTCTACCTCGTCTACCACGATGCGATCGACGCTTTCAACAAGGCCTCTAAGACGACACGGGATGCCGCGGGCGGGCTCGCGACGTATTCCATCTTCGCCACATTCCCCGCCCCGTATTACCACGGAAACAATCTCGGCCCGCTGATCGACCAGATTGTCGGAACGATGTTCCTGGTCATGATCATCGTGGCAGTGATCGACCTGCGCAATACCGCGGTGAAGGCCAACCTGGGGCCCCTGGTGATCGGCTTCGCGGTGGCAGCGATAGGCCTGTCGTTCGGTGCGAACGCCGGATACGCCATCAACCCCGCCCGTGACTTCGGCCCGCGCCTCTTCGCGTGGATGGCAGGCTGGGGCCAGACCGCATTACCCGGCACCATCGACGGCTCATTCAGTTGGTACTTCTGGGTGCCGATCATCGGGCCTCTCATCGGTGGCATCATCGGCGTCATCCTGTACGACCTGTTCATCGGCGACATCCTGCATTCACGCGGGGCCGACATGGAGCCGGTCGGACGCACTCGTGAGAGTGCGACGGAGATCCCCGCCGGCGAATACCGCGCGCCCGCCGCTCGGCCCGCCAGCACCGCAGACGAGGAATAG
- a CDS encoding glycerol-3-phosphate dehydrogenase/oxidase, translated as MASAREVRAEVRAIQQKPRAQVVIIGGGINGLGTFRDLALQGVDVVLVERGDYASGASSASSHMIHGGIRYLENGEFRLVRESVAERNGLLTTAPHYVKPLRTTIPIFSTFSGILAAPLRFLTHKQGRIVERGAFLIKLGLSLYDSFSRDGGTVPRHVFHGRARSRQELPLLNRDAKYTATYFDASVHEPERLALDVLLDGLAAGATGAGTSAATGGDAGGSARAANYVEAIGVTDGGVRVRDLVGGGEFTITADVVINASGPWTDLTNAALASETAYMGGTKGSHIVLDNPQLLAACAGREMFFENGDGRIVLIYPLRGRVMVGTTDLDANIHEPAVCTDEEIDYFIDLVAHVFPTVTIDRSQIVFRFSGIRPLPKHDDTQPGFVSRDYRIVPTKPAGLGGGTVLSLVGGKWTTFRAVAEHLSGEAMELLGRRRTVSTRGLAIGGGRNYPMTDAARASWIAAYGGSVGRERADQLLARYGTRARAVIDFLEEYDDEPLASTNEFSTGELVFIAENEFVVHVADVLLRRTSVAFDGNVTAAVVEEVSRVLASPLGWSEQTRQDEVIQARAVLAQSHGILFESVEERSVKHGG; from the coding sequence GTGGCATCGGCCAGGGAGGTTCGGGCCGAGGTGCGGGCCATACAGCAGAAGCCCCGCGCCCAGGTGGTGATCATCGGGGGCGGCATCAACGGACTCGGCACGTTCCGAGACCTGGCGCTGCAGGGCGTCGACGTGGTCCTGGTTGAGCGGGGCGACTATGCCTCCGGGGCGTCATCGGCGTCATCGCACATGATCCACGGGGGCATCCGGTACCTGGAGAACGGCGAATTCCGCCTCGTGCGCGAGTCGGTCGCCGAACGCAACGGGCTGCTGACGACCGCGCCGCACTACGTGAAGCCGTTGCGCACGACGATCCCGATCTTCTCCACCTTCTCGGGCATTCTGGCCGCACCCCTGCGCTTTCTCACCCACAAGCAGGGCAGGATCGTCGAGCGTGGCGCCTTTCTCATCAAGTTGGGGCTCTCGCTCTACGACTCGTTCTCACGCGACGGCGGCACCGTTCCACGGCACGTGTTCCACGGTCGTGCGCGATCCAGGCAGGAGCTGCCGTTGCTGAATCGGGATGCCAAATACACTGCAACCTATTTCGACGCCTCCGTACACGAGCCGGAGCGCCTCGCCCTCGATGTGCTGCTCGACGGCCTGGCCGCAGGTGCCACCGGTGCGGGCACGAGTGCGGCTACGGGTGGCGACGCCGGTGGCAGCGCGCGTGCCGCCAACTATGTCGAGGCCATCGGCGTGACCGACGGGGGAGTGCGCGTGCGCGACCTGGTCGGCGGCGGCGAGTTCACCATCACGGCAGACGTCGTCATCAACGCCTCGGGGCCCTGGACCGACCTGACGAATGCGGCGCTCGCAAGCGAGACCGCCTACATGGGGGGCACCAAGGGCTCTCATATCGTTCTCGATAACCCGCAGCTGCTTGCCGCCTGCGCAGGGCGCGAGATGTTCTTCGAGAATGGCGACGGTCGCATCGTGCTCATCTACCCGCTGAGGGGGCGCGTCATGGTCGGCACGACCGATCTCGATGCCAACATTCATGAGCCGGCGGTGTGCACCGATGAGGAGATCGACTACTTCATCGATCTCGTCGCGCACGTTTTCCCGACTGTGACGATCGATCGTTCGCAGATCGTGTTCCGGTTCTCGGGCATCCGCCCGCTGCCGAAGCACGACGACACCCAACCCGGATTCGTCTCGCGCGACTATCGCATCGTGCCGACCAAGCCGGCCGGTCTCGGTGGAGGAACCGTGCTCAGCCTCGTGGGCGGAAAGTGGACAACCTTCCGCGCGGTCGCCGAGCACCTCTCGGGCGAGGCGATGGAACTGCTGGGGCGGCGTCGTACCGTGTCGACGCGCGGCCTCGCCATCGGCGGCGGCCGAAACTATCCCATGACGGATGCTGCGCGTGCGAGCTGGATCGCCGCGTACGGTGGTTCCGTGGGGCGTGAGCGCGCCGATCAACTGCTCGCGCGTTATGGAACGCGGGCACGCGCCGTGATCGATTTTCTCGAGGAGTACGACGATGAGCCCCTCGCCAGCACGAACGAATTCAGCACGGGCGAGCTCGTGTTCATCGCGGAGAACGAGTTCGTGGTGCACGTCGCGGATGTGCTGCTGAGGCGCACGAGCGTCGCTTTCGACGGCAACGTGACCGCGGCGGTCGTGGAAGAGGTGAGCCGAGTTTTGGCCTCCCCCCTCGGCTGGAGCGAGCAAACGAGGCAGGATGAGGTCATACAGGCGCGCGCGGTGCTCGCGCAGTCGCACGGCATCCTGTTCGAATCGGTCGAGGAGAGGAGCGTCAAACACGGCGGATAA
- a CDS encoding ABC transporter ATP-binding protein, with protein MSTTSTAPRSRFGRPAKDDGPRAKFSQLLPYIFEHKPVMSLVVVLSVLGALASLAQPLLVSQVISVVQKSQPLGGLVWALVALVVVSGLITGYQHYLLQRTGEGVVLSSRRRLVQRMLRLPISEYDTRRTGDLVSRVGSDTTLLRAVLTQGLVEAIGGTLTFIGALIAMLIIDPVLLALTVLVIAVSVVAVTLLSGRIRVASRKAQERVGDLAASVERAISSIRTIRASNATDREIAAVEEDAQHAWRMGISVAKISALVVPIAGIAMQVSFLVVLGVGGFRVASGAITVASLVAFILFLFLMIMPLGQAFGAVTSVNAALGALGRIEEIIALPAEGQFDRDIAPLATTVGAANASANPDAAAVTFENVRFAYPDTSVGRVARWSSEDRASDPATPAPSELASEGNLRNSGVLHGISFSAPRGKRTALVGPSGAGKSTILALIERFYDPTAGIVRLGGIDIRAMERHALRAQIGYVEQDAPVLAGSLRDNLKLAAPDATDTQCIDVLHAVNLTEVLERNPLGLAAPVGEDGIMLSGGERQRLAIARALLAAPPILLLDESTSSLDGRNEQLMREAIDAVAENRTMIVIAHRLSTVVDSDQIVVVDHGGVVGVGTHSELVVSTPLYRDLAKHQLLV; from the coding sequence ATGAGCACTACCAGCACCGCCCCCCGAAGCCGCTTCGGTCGCCCGGCCAAAGACGACGGCCCGCGCGCGAAGTTCAGCCAACTGCTGCCGTACATCTTCGAGCACAAACCCGTCATGAGCCTCGTGGTGGTGCTCAGCGTGCTCGGCGCCCTCGCCAGCCTCGCCCAGCCGCTGCTGGTGAGCCAGGTGATCTCCGTCGTGCAAAAATCGCAGCCGCTCGGCGGCCTGGTCTGGGCTCTCGTGGCACTCGTCGTGGTATCCGGCCTCATCACGGGCTACCAGCACTATCTGCTGCAGCGCACCGGTGAGGGCGTTGTGCTTTCCTCGCGGCGCCGCCTCGTTCAGCGGATGCTGCGCCTGCCGATCAGCGAATACGACACGCGCCGCACCGGCGACCTCGTCTCCCGCGTCGGCAGCGACACGACGCTGCTGCGCGCGGTGCTCACCCAGGGACTCGTCGAGGCAATCGGTGGAACTCTCACCTTCATCGGCGCGCTCATCGCCATGCTCATCATCGACCCGGTGCTGTTGGCTCTGACGGTGCTCGTGATTGCCGTGTCGGTCGTGGCCGTCACGCTGCTGTCCGGGCGCATCCGCGTGGCGAGCCGCAAGGCACAGGAACGCGTGGGTGACCTGGCGGCATCCGTGGAGCGCGCGATCAGCTCGATTCGCACGATTCGGGCATCGAATGCGACAGATCGCGAGATTGCCGCCGTCGAAGAAGATGCGCAGCACGCCTGGAGGATGGGCATCTCCGTCGCCAAGATCTCGGCCCTCGTCGTGCCCATCGCCGGCATCGCCATGCAGGTGTCGTTCCTGGTCGTGCTCGGCGTCGGCGGGTTTCGCGTGGCGAGCGGGGCCATCACCGTGGCGAGCCTCGTGGCGTTCATCCTGTTCCTGTTTCTCATGATCATGCCGCTCGGCCAGGCGTTCGGCGCCGTCACCTCGGTGAACGCCGCGCTCGGCGCGCTCGGGCGCATCGAAGAGATCATCGCGCTGCCGGCCGAGGGCCAGTTCGACCGCGACATCGCTCCGCTGGCCACGACGGTGGGTGCGGCGAACGCCTCGGCGAATCCGGATGCCGCCGCCGTGACCTTCGAGAACGTGCGGTTCGCATACCCGGACACCTCCGTTGGCCGAGTAGCGCGGTGGAGCTCAGAGGATCGCGCCAGCGATCCTGCGACCCCAGCGCCGAGCGAGCTTGCGAGCGAGGGAAACCTCCGAAACTCCGGCGTCCTCCACGGCATCTCGTTCTCCGCGCCGCGCGGCAAGCGCACGGCGTTGGTGGGGCCATCCGGTGCGGGTAAGAGCACGATTCTCGCGCTCATCGAGCGCTTCTACGACCCGACAGCCGGCATTGTGCGGTTGGGCGGCATCGACATTCGCGCGATGGAACGCCACGCGTTACGCGCGCAGATCGGCTACGTCGAGCAGGATGCGCCCGTGCTCGCCGGTTCGCTGCGCGACAACCTGAAGCTGGCCGCACCGGATGCCACCGACACGCAGTGCATCGACGTGCTGCACGCGGTGAACCTCACCGAGGTGCTCGAGCGCAACCCGCTTGGGCTGGCTGCACCGGTCGGCGAAGACGGCATCATGCTCTCCGGCGGCGAGCGTCAGCGGCTCGCCATCGCGCGGGCCCTACTGGCAGCGCCGCCCATTCTGCTGCTGGACGAATCGACCTCGAGTCTCGACGGGCGCAACGAGCAGCTCATGCGCGAGGCCATCGACGCCGTCGCAGAGAACCGCACCATGATTGTGATAGCGCACCGGCTGTCGACGGTGGTCGACAGCGACCAGATCGTCGTGGTCGACCACGGCGGGGTGGTGGGCGTCGGTACGCACTCCGAACTGGTCGTCTCCACCCCGCTCTACCGCGACCTCGCGAAGCACCAGCTGCTGGTGTAA
- a CDS encoding bifunctional 3,4-dihydroxy-2-butanone-4-phosphate synthase/GTP cyclohydrolase II, producing the protein MSLASIPDALAALREGRPIIVADNESRENEGDVIIAAELASQEWIAWTVKHSSGFICAPMTNEIADRLELPVMVANNEDDRGTNYTVSVDAADRLSTGISAADRAHTLRVLANPDSVPSSVHRPGHIMPLRAVDGGVRERDGHTEAAVDLLKLAGLTPVGAISEIVADDGEMMRLPGLIELGEREGVLVTTIEALIAYLQQFHSDAPLAAVAPVAETSRVIFEVETVVPTSHGPFTMRAYRDRMTGADHVAVIAGAPGATGALVRVHSECLTGEAFGSLKCECGPQLDAALDTIQRDGGVVVYLRGHEGRGIGLINKLRAYKLQEEGLDTLDANLALGLPVDARDYGAASAILEDLGVTSIRLLTNNPEKERQLEQHGIRVTERVPLVVGAGPYNAAYLDTKRERMGHSLPGSAALIEEEESA; encoded by the coding sequence ATGAGTCTCGCCAGCATCCCGGATGCCCTCGCCGCCCTGCGCGAGGGGCGCCCCATCATCGTCGCCGACAACGAGAGTCGCGAGAACGAGGGCGACGTCATCATCGCCGCGGAACTCGCCTCACAGGAGTGGATCGCGTGGACGGTGAAACACTCCTCGGGCTTCATCTGCGCGCCCATGACGAACGAGATCGCCGACAGGCTCGAACTGCCCGTGATGGTGGCCAACAACGAAGATGATCGCGGCACCAACTACACGGTGAGCGTGGACGCAGCAGACCGGCTGAGCACCGGCATCAGCGCCGCCGACCGTGCTCATACCCTGCGCGTGCTGGCAAACCCCGACTCTGTGCCGTCGAGCGTGCACCGACCCGGCCACATCATGCCGCTGCGGGCCGTTGACGGCGGCGTTCGCGAACGCGATGGCCACACGGAGGCCGCCGTGGACCTGCTGAAGCTCGCCGGCCTCACCCCCGTCGGGGCGATCTCCGAGATCGTCGCCGACGACGGCGAGATGATGCGGTTGCCCGGACTGATCGAACTCGGCGAACGCGAGGGCGTGCTCGTCACCACCATCGAGGCACTCATCGCCTACCTGCAGCAATTTCATTCCGACGCACCGCTGGCTGCGGTTGCCCCCGTCGCCGAGACATCCCGGGTGATCTTCGAGGTCGAGACCGTCGTGCCCACCTCACACGGGCCCTTCACAATGCGCGCCTACCGCGACCGCATGACGGGCGCAGACCATGTCGCCGTCATCGCCGGCGCCCCCGGCGCGACCGGCGCCCTCGTGCGCGTGCACTCGGAGTGCCTCACGGGCGAGGCGTTCGGCTCCCTCAAGTGCGAGTGCGGGCCGCAGCTGGATGCCGCCCTCGACACCATCCAGCGCGACGGCGGCGTCGTCGTCTATCTGCGCGGTCACGAGGGGCGCGGCATCGGGCTCATCAACAAGCTGCGTGCGTACAAGCTGCAGGAAGAGGGGCTCGACACCCTCGACGCCAATCTGGCCCTCGGCCTGCCCGTCGACGCCCGCGACTACGGGGCGGCCTCGGCGATTCTCGAGGACCTGGGGGTGACATCCATTCGGTTGCTCACCAACAACCCTGAGAAGGAACGCCAGCTCGAGCAGCACGGCATTCGCGTGACGGAGCGCGTGCCGCTCGTGGTGGGCGCGGGCCCGTACAACGCGGCATATCTGGACACCAAGCGGGAGAGGATGGGGCACAGCCTGCCCGGTTCCGCCGCCCTGATCGAAGAAGAGGAAAGCGCATGA
- a CDS encoding DUF2269 family protein: MDTLFSILHVAAAVFIVGPLAILPHSAPALLRSGNGASVVKLAKTVNLFSWLSLLVIIFGFGVMGMSDPKYHVSFTDTWIWLSVVLYVIALVLIRVLVTPGMTRAGRAVEADASAKFSVGAISGGAGIATLLLIAVVVLMVWKP, encoded by the coding sequence ATGGATACCCTGTTCAGCATTTTGCACGTGGCCGCCGCTGTCTTCATCGTTGGGCCGCTGGCGATTCTGCCGCACTCGGCACCGGCGCTGCTGCGCTCGGGCAACGGCGCATCGGTCGTGAAGCTGGCGAAGACCGTCAACCTGTTCAGCTGGCTGTCGCTGCTCGTGATCATCTTCGGGTTCGGCGTCATGGGCATGAGCGACCCCAAGTATCACGTGTCGTTCACCGACACCTGGATCTGGCTGTCGGTCGTGCTCTACGTCATTGCCCTGGTGCTCATTCGAGTACTTGTCACGCCGGGCATGACTCGTGCCGGCCGGGCGGTCGAAGCGGATGCTTCCGCGAAGTTCAGCGTCGGCGCCATCTCCGGGGGTGCCGGCATCGCGACACTGCTGCTCATCGCGGTCGTCGTGCTTATGGTCTGGAAGCCGTAG
- the ribH gene encoding 6,7-dimethyl-8-ribityllumazine synthase, with amino-acid sequence MSGAGAPQSPEFVDGKGLRVVIIAGTWHEQISNGLIAGAERTLAASGADYSLVRVPGSFELPVASKVALESGADAVVALGVIIRGGTPHFEYVSAAATDGLTRVALDTGKPVGFGVLTLDDEQQGLDRAGLPGSKEDKGAEAAHAALATARVLQSLRQ; translated from the coding sequence ATGAGCGGAGCGGGAGCACCCCAGAGCCCGGAGTTCGTCGACGGAAAAGGACTGAGGGTCGTGATCATCGCTGGCACGTGGCACGAGCAGATCTCGAACGGGCTGATCGCGGGCGCCGAGCGCACGCTGGCGGCCTCGGGCGCCGACTACTCGCTCGTGCGCGTGCCGGGCAGCTTCGAGCTGCCTGTGGCGAGCAAGGTCGCGCTTGAGAGCGGGGCGGATGCCGTGGTCGCGCTTGGCGTGATCATTCGCGGGGGCACGCCCCACTTCGAATATGTCTCGGCCGCAGCCACGGACGGGCTCACGCGTGTCGCGCTCGACACGGGCAAGCCGGTCGGCTTCGGCGTGCTCACCCTTGACGACGAGCAGCAGGGTCTGGACCGCGCCGGGCTGCCCGGCTCCAAAGAAGACAAGGGTGCCGAGGCAGCGCACGCGGCGCTCGCCACCGCGCGCGTGCTGCAGTCGCTACGACAGTAA